One Sediminibacillus dalangtanensis genomic region harbors:
- a CDS encoding bifunctional 4-hydroxy-2-oxoglutarate aldolase/2-dehydro-3-deoxy-phosphogluconate aldolase yields the protein MNNALDMVKQEKIVSIIRLDQADQVEEVARSLYRGGINIIEVTMNTPGALEAIRTINHMPEAILVGAGTVLDAASANAAIRAGAKFLLAPTLNTETIKMGNRYGVPVIPGVMTPTEALTAHEAGATMVKVFPVRSLGPAFAKDMKGPLPQTELMAVGGVSAENAGEFFQAGWDAVGIGGSLVNAQLVKEKRFEEIETAARKLVDARDKAIQSSK from the coding sequence ATGAATAATGCATTGGATATGGTAAAACAGGAAAAAATCGTATCGATCATCAGATTGGACCAAGCAGACCAAGTAGAGGAAGTAGCAAGAAGCCTCTATCGGGGTGGGATTAATATCATTGAAGTCACCATGAACACCCCGGGTGCCTTGGAAGCAATCCGTACCATAAACCATATGCCGGAAGCGATACTTGTTGGAGCAGGAACTGTTCTGGACGCTGCATCAGCGAATGCCGCAATCCGTGCCGGCGCCAAGTTTTTGCTCGCTCCCACCTTGAATACGGAGACGATTAAGATGGGTAACCGTTACGGGGTACCAGTCATACCGGGAGTGATGACGCCGACGGAGGCTCTTACTGCTCACGAAGCTGGTGCCACGATGGTAAAGGTTTTTCCTGTTCGTTCACTCGGACCGGCTTTTGCCAAAGACATGAAAGGCCCGCTGCCACAGACAGAATTGATGGCAGTCGGTGGCGTCTCGGCAGAAAATGCCGGGGAGTTTTTCCAAGCTGGATGGGACGCCGTCGGAATTGGCGGTTCCCTGGTCAACGCGCAGCTCGTCAAGGAAAAGCGGTTTGAAGAGATCGAAACAGCAGCCAGAAAATTGGTAGATGCTAGAGACAAAGCAATTCAGTCATCGAAATAG
- the gnd gene encoding phosphogluconate dehydrogenase (NAD(+)-dependent, decarboxylating): MKIGLIGLGKMGYEIGSHMLEKGHEVTAYDVVEEQVDKFQQEGGKGADSLAGLVDSLETPRTLWVMVPAGEITESVLNELKPLLSREDIVIDAGNSHYKDTLAQYESFKEQGIHFFDCGTSGGVSGARNGACFMVGGDQQKFERIEPLFRELAVENGYLYAGKGGSGHFLKMVHNGIEYGMMAAIGEGFEILEKSPFDYDYEAVAKVWNNGSVIRSWLMELMEGAFAKDARLDDIRGVMNSSGEGKWTVESALDFETAAPVIALSLMMRYRSQETDTFTGKVVSALRHEFGGHAVEKK, encoded by the coding sequence ATGAAAATAGGACTAATCGGACTTGGAAAAATGGGATATGAAATTGGTTCACATATGCTGGAGAAAGGGCATGAAGTAACCGCTTATGATGTGGTTGAAGAACAAGTGGATAAGTTCCAACAGGAAGGTGGAAAAGGGGCGGATTCGTTAGCCGGTTTGGTCGATAGTCTGGAGACGCCTAGAACCCTCTGGGTAATGGTCCCTGCCGGCGAAATCACGGAAAGCGTGCTCAATGAATTGAAACCTTTGTTGTCCCGTGAAGATATCGTGATTGATGCTGGAAACTCCCATTACAAAGATACACTTGCTCAATATGAAAGCTTTAAGGAACAGGGGATTCACTTTTTTGATTGCGGTACGAGCGGCGGCGTATCCGGTGCGCGCAATGGAGCCTGTTTCATGGTCGGCGGTGATCAGCAAAAATTTGAGCGCATTGAACCTTTATTCAGAGAACTTGCTGTAGAGAATGGTTATCTGTATGCAGGTAAAGGCGGCAGCGGCCACTTTTTGAAGATGGTCCACAATGGAATTGAGTATGGTATGATGGCAGCAATTGGAGAGGGATTTGAGATACTGGAAAAAAGCCCTTTTGATTATGACTACGAAGCAGTGGCAAAAGTATGGAATAATGGTTCTGTCATCAGAAGCTGGCTGATGGAACTGATGGAAGGCGCCTTCGCAAAGGATGCCAGACTGGATGATATCCGTGGTGTCATGAATTCTTCCGGAGAGGGTAAATGGACAGTAGAATCGGCACTTGACTTCGAAACGGCTGCACCGGTTATCGCCCTATCCCTTATGATGCGTTATCGCTCACAGGAGACGGATACATTCACTGGGAAAGTTGTTTCGGCATTGCGACATGAATTCGGCGGCCATGCGGTCGAAAAAAAGTAA